From the Gemmatimonadales bacterium genome, the window CGGAAGTAGAACTGCGGCCGGTACCCCTTGAAGAACGGGGTGTGGCGGCCGCCCTCTTCCTTGGTCAGCACGTAGACTTCGGCGTTGTACTTGGTGTGCGGGGTGATCGAGGCGGGCTTGGCGAGCACCATGCCGCGCTCGATCTCGTTCTTCTCCACGCCCCGCAGCAGCAGGCCGATGTTGTCGCCCGCCTGCCCCTCGTCGAGCAGCTTGCGGAACATCTCGACGCCGGTGACCACGGTCTTCTTGGTGGCGCCGAGGCCGACCATCTCGACCTCCTCGCCCACCTTGATCTTGCCGCGGTCCACGCGGCCGGTGGCCACCGTGCCGCGGCCGGTGATGCTGAACACGTCCTCGACCGGCATCAGGAACGGCTTGTCCACCTGGCGCTTCGGCTCGGGGATGGAGGCGTCGATCGCGTCCATCAGCTCGATGATGTGCTTCGCCTCGGGGTCGTTGACGTCCTTGGCCGACAGCGCCTTCAGCGCGCTGCCCCGGATCACCGGGAGCGTGTCGCCCGGGAACTCGTACTTGCTCAACAGCTCGCGCACCTCGAGCTCCACCAGGTCCAGCAGCTCGGGGTCGTCCACCAGGTCCACCTTGTTCAGGAAGACCACGATGGCGGGCACGTTCACCTGGCGCGCCAGCAGGATGTGCTCGCGGGTCTGCGGCATCGGGCCGTCGACCGCGCTCACCACCAGGATCGCCCCGTCCATCTGCGCCGCGCCGGTGATCATGTTCTTGACGTAGTCGGCGTGGCCCGGGCAGTCCACGTGCGCGTAGTGCCGCTTGGCGGTGCTGTACTCCACGTGGCTGGTGGCGATGGTGAGGATCTTGGTGGCGTCGCGCCGGCCCTGCGACTCCGAGGCCTTGGCGACCTCGTCGTACGACACGTACTTGGCCAGC encodes:
- the tuf gene encoding elongation factor Tu, with translation MAKAKFERTKPHVNVGTIGHVDHGKTTLTAAITKVAEMQGLAKYVSYDEVAKASESQGRRDATKILTIATSHVEYSTAKRHYAHVDCPGHADYVKNMITGAAQMDGAILVVSAVDGPMPQTREHILLARQVNVPAIVVFLNKVDLVDDPELLDLVELEVRELLSKYEFPGDTLPVIRGSALKALSAKDVNDPEAKHIIELMDAIDASIPEPKRQVDKPFLMPVEDVFSITGRGTVATGRVDRGKIKVGEEVEMVGLGATKKTVVTGVEMFRKLLDEGQAGDNIGLLLRGVEKNEIERGMVLAKPASITPHTKYNAEVYVLTKEEGGRHTPFFKGYRPQFYFRTTDVTGSVELPAGVEMVMPGDNVQMLIQLITPIAMEEQLRFAIREGGRTVGAGVVTKILE